A window from Musa acuminata AAA Group cultivar baxijiao chromosome BXJ3-10, Cavendish_Baxijiao_AAA, whole genome shotgun sequence encodes these proteins:
- the LOC103999995 gene encoding mRNA-decapping enzyme-like protein, translating into MTQNGKLMPNLDQQSTKILNLTVLQRIDPFVEEILMTAAHVTLYEFNIELNQWSRKDVEGSLFVVKRNTQPRFQFIVMNRRNTDNLVEDLLGDFEYEVQVPYLLYRNAAQEVNGIWFYNSHDCESVANLFSRILNAYSKVPPKPKVSSKSEFEELEAVPTSSVIEGPLEPTATSAATSITDVPDDSFVNYFSNAVNIGNATNAAIGAQPPIASTTVSATSHAVSPSAVPTVQSTLTIPASSTLIPPLDVLESNSGNSNRAANLVKPSFFSPVLSSSVSAMPPVSSSIPAAPPLHPPVTMQRPYGTLLLQPFPPPTPSASLTPTPNYGPVITKDKVRDALLKLVQNNEFIDMVYREMLNAHYS; encoded by the exons ATGACGCAGAACGGGAAGCTGATGCCCAATCTCGACCAGCAAAGCACGAAGATCCTCAACCTCACCGTCCTCCAGCGGATCGACCCCTTCGTGGAGGAGATCCTTATGACCGCCGCGCACGTCACCCTTTACGAGTTCAACATCGAGCTTAACCAGTGG AGCCGAAAGGACGTTGAAGGATCACTATTTGTTGTCAAGAG GAATACACAACCCAGATTTCAGTTCATTGTCATGAACCGGCGCAACACAG ATAATCTGGTTGAGGATCTTCTGGGAGATTTCGAGTATGAAGTCCAGGTCCCATATCTATTGTACCGAAACGCAGCTCAAGAAGTCAATGGTATATGGTTCTACAATTCACATGACTGTGAATCAGTAGCAAATCTTTTCAGCAG GATACTTAATGCCTATTCCAAGGTACCTCCAAAGCCTAAGGTATCTTCCAAAAG TGAGTTTGAGGAACTTGAAGCTGTTCCCACTTCATCAGTAATTGAAGGTCCTCTTGAGCCAACAGCAACATCTGCTGCTACATCAATCACCGATGTTCCGGATGATTCATTTGTAAACTATTTCAGT AATGCTGTGAACATTGGAAATGCAACTAATGCAGCAATTGGAGCGCAACCACCTATTGCTTCTACAACTGTTTCTGCTACTTCGCATGCTGTCAGTCCATCAGCGGTTCCAACTGTTCAGTCCACCCTCACTATCCCAGCTTCATCCACTCTAATCCCACCTCTGGATGTGCTTGAATCTAACAGTGGAAACAGCAACCGTGCCGCAAATCTTGTGAAACCTTCATTTTTCTCACCAGTGCTATCTTCTTCTGTATCGGCAATGCCTCCAGTATCGTCTTCAATTCCAGCTGCTCCACCTCTCCATCCTCCGGTAACAATGCAACGTCCATATGGCACTCTATTACTTCAACCCTTCCCACCACCCACTCCATCTGCATCCCTCACTCCTACGCCAAACTATGGCCCGGTTATTACAAAGGACAAAGTCCGTGATGCTTTATTGAAACTTGTGCAG AATAATGAATTCATTGATATGGTCTACCGGGAGATGCTAAATGCACATTATTCGTGA